A part of Rattus rattus isolate New Zealand chromosome 4, Rrattus_CSIRO_v1, whole genome shotgun sequence genomic DNA contains:
- the LOC116898211 gene encoding gamma-crystallin F isoform X2, whose translation MGKITFYEDRGFQGRHYECSTDHSNLQPYFSRCNSVRVDSGCWMLYEQPNFTGCQYFLRRGDYPDYQQWMGFSDSVRSCHLIPHNQDLRARGLQRPDGGDHRRLPPPAGPLPLQ comes from the exons ATGGGAAAG ATCACTTTCTATGAGGACCGTGGCTTCCAGGGCCGCCACTATGAGTGCAGCACCGACCACTCCAACCTGCAGCCCTACTTCAGCCGCTGCAACTCTGTGCGCGTGGACAGTGGCTGCTGGATGCTCTATGAGCAGCCCAACTTCACAGGCTGCCAGTATTTCCTTCGTCGCGGGGACTACCCTGACTACCAGCAGTGGATGGGTTTCAGCGACTCTGTCCGCTCCTGCCACCTCATCCCTCAC AATCAGGATCTACGAGCGAGAGGACTACAGAGGCCAGATGGTGGAGATCACAGACGACTGCCCCCACCTGCAGGACCGCTTCCACTTCAGTGA
- the LOC116898211 gene encoding gamma-crystallin F isoform X1, translated as MGKITFYEDRGFQGRHYECSTDHSNLQPYFSRCNSVRVDSGCWMLYEQPNFTGCQYFLRRGDYPDYQQWMGFSDSVRSCHLIPHSSSHRIRIYEREDYRGQMVEITDDCPHLQDRFHFSDFHSFHVMEGYWVLYEMPNYRGRQYLLRPREYRRYHDWGAMNARVGSLRRIMDYY; from the exons ATGGGAAAG ATCACTTTCTATGAGGACCGTGGCTTCCAGGGCCGCCACTATGAGTGCAGCACCGACCACTCCAACCTGCAGCCCTACTTCAGCCGCTGCAACTCTGTGCGCGTGGACAGTGGCTGCTGGATGCTCTATGAGCAGCCCAACTTCACAGGCTGCCAGTATTTCCTTCGTCGCGGGGACTACCCTGACTACCAGCAGTGGATGGGTTTCAGCGACTCTGTCCGCTCCTGCCACCTCATCCCTCAC TCCAGCTCTCACAGAATCAGGATCTACGAGCGAGAGGACTACAGAGGCCAGATGGTGGAGATCACAGACGACTGCCCCCACCTGCAGGACCGCTTCCACTTCAGTGACTTCCACTCCTTCCACGTGATGGAAGGCTACTGGGTCCTCTACGAGATGCCCAACTACCGGGGGCGGCAGTACCTGCTGAGGCCCAGGGAATACAGGCGCTACCACGACTGGGGCGCcatgaatgccagggtggggtcTCTGAGAAGAATCATGGATTACTATTGA